From the Ipomoea triloba cultivar NCNSP0323 chromosome 8, ASM357664v1 genome, the window agttttaaaaatataccaTAAAGACGAAATATTATGCTCCAAAAGTTTATTATATAAAGATTATTAGATGTACAGCAGATAGATAGATGATAAAAAGATATACCGCCATGGGAATTCACTTGTATCAATCCCAGCTTGGTGAAGCTCATCAACATACTGTAAGGCTTCTCTACATTCTTCCCGATCATCAAAAAATTCCTCCTTCTCACCCTCTATTTGGTATGTTTCATGGCCTTTACCAGCAACTACCTGCAGTAATGAACAAGAGACGACAACCACAACTTTAAGTTAACAGAGAGAAATCAACTAAGCAGGGATTAGAAATTTCCAACTCCCAAGTGTCGTGAATTTCAACTCTCAAGTATGACGACTTCGTATCTATATCAACAGTCAGAATCATCTATTACTGTACTAATAAAAAGAGAAACAACAAGGGCTCAAAGGAACTTACAACCATATCACCTTCCTCGCCCATTGCAACTGCACAGCGTACAGCTACCCGTCTAATGTCATGAAGGAAGAGTCTATGGCCATTAGAGAGAGGTGGGTAATAATCGTTCTCTCCATGTTTTAAGTAATCCTGCATAGTCCATCCTACACCAGCTAACATGTCATCCAAGATGTCAACTGGTGAATATGTGAAATGAGCCAGTATAAGTACAGTGCATTTGGAAATTCAGATTCAGATAAAGTATGCACTAGGATGTTTATCGGCGACATCAaattagaaggaaaaaaaaaagtgagcaGAATTAGAAAATATAGAGCAAGTCCAAGTTTAATTTAAATGGTGCATAGTTTTAATGATGAGAAAAACCAGCAGAAAAGGTCAAGGTTAGTCGCCCAAATAAAATGGCTCAAGTACTATACTAGTTCTGATATGGTATCAAGCATGTTATCTTCATTCAATAATACTTACGTGGATCTTCATTCTTCGGATTGTCAGATGTAAGAATAGTTACATCACTCTTATCCGTAGCAATTTTTGTCATTATGGGCCTCTTCCCCCTATCACTCTCACCAGCACATCCAAACACTTCAACCAATAAACCAAGTTTCTTCTTTGTCAGCAAAAGAATTTGACAGTAATTCATATGGATAATGAAGACAaaataattatcacataaaATTACCAAGTagaataacaaagaaaaataattagttCCCAGGTGAAGTTAAGGAATAGTTGTCAGCATTTGGTCACATTCAATCTCTTTAAACAAAGAGGGTGGAACTTACCGATGGCTAATGTGAACATAAGTTCAAGTACCTATTAGTACGACAGGCACTTTTAGAAAGTCATGGACTCAATACATAACAATTaagcaacaaaaataaaataaaataaaaggaaggCAGTTAGGTGTACACAACACATACCAGTGATAATCCTCCGTGGATGGAGCTCTCTAACATAATCAAGAAGTTTAGATAATGCATCGGGTGTATGAGCATAGTCCACAATCACTCCAAAAGCTTGTTCCTCATCTATCAGTTCACACCTACCAGGTACTGCATCAACCTCTTCAATACCTTTAACAATGTCCTCCAAAGGTGCCCCAACTGCAATACCAACAGCTACAGCTGCAAGTATGTTATAGATGTTATGGCGCCCAAGCAGTCCTGATGAAATCTCCAATATACCACGAGGAGTATTCACCAAGACTGTTGTCTCAAAGAGagacaattcaaaatttaaggGATGAACATCAGCCTTCTTATTCTCCATTGCAAAGGTCACAACAGGCACACTAGGGTTGCCTTGTGAGATGAAGAATGCTGCATTTGGGTcatcaatattcacaattttgcgGTGTCGATCTGGGTCAACCATCCTTGCAAACAATTTGGCCTTTGCATTCCTATACTCCTCCTCAGTCCCATGGAAATCCAAATGGTCTCTAGTAAGGTTTGTGAAAACGGCAATATCAAAGTCAACCTCATCACACCTACCTAATGCCAATCCATGAGAAGAAGCTTCCATAACTAAAGCCTCGGTCCCATTATGCGACATCTTAGCCATTAACTTCTGAACCAAAACAGCATCAGGGGTTGTATTAGGGGACTCCAACGTATTATCTCCATGAATATAGTAAGCCACAGTGCTAAGCATCCCAGTCCTCAGCCCCATTGCTTC encodes:
- the LOC116027694 gene encoding UDP-N-acetylmuramoyl-L-alanyl-D-glutamate--2,6-diaminopimelate ligase MurE homolog, chloroplastic, which codes for MALSFLSLSLFPSPPKSLSLSLRSPQLRPFPFLNLPLSTAVSAIGPDGKYYPTPSDDDPPEAPEDSMHGVNRFQQIHRQASRARKQQEEQAKKDQSIFLNAIADVEDAPDDTLAADHESSGDDFFGEIDKAIALKRKEFVKQGLLKPNPKKVPPRTRREPELEDVEELEPEEVVDLEEISELQGLTEISVGDEESEKEEESTEKSDDFEESDDIMVKANFSDDDLSSFDIDFDELGKTRPRIVEPSFRMTLAELLDESRVVPISVYGDLEVEIRGIQHDSRLVESGDLFVCCVGRKTDGHLYLSEADKRGAVAVVASKEIDIEETLGCKALVIVEDTNVVLAVLAASFYRHPSKSMSVIGITGTNGKTTTSYLIKSMYEAMGLRTGMLSTVAYYIHGDNTLESPNTTPDAVLVQKLMAKMSHNGTEALVMEASSHGLALGRCDEVDFDIAVFTNLTRDHLDFHGTEEEYRNAKAKLFARMVDPDRHRKIVNIDDPNAAFFISQGNPSVPVVTFAMENKKADVHPLNFELSLFETTVLVNTPRGILEISSGLLGRHNIYNILAAVAVGIAVGAPLEDIVKGIEEVDAVPGRCELIDEEQAFGVIVDYAHTPDALSKLLDYVRELHPRRIITVFGCAGESDRGKRPIMTKIATDKSDVTILTSDNPKNEDPLDILDDMLAGVGWTMQDYLKHGENDYYPPLSNGHRLFLHDIRRVAVRCAVAMGEEGDMVVVAGKGHETYQIEGEKEEFFDDREECREALQYVDELHQAGIDTSEFPWRLPESH